The DNA sequence GCGAAGAACGCTTCAAGTCTCTTTCGGAAGCATCCTATGGCGGTGTCATCATTCATGACCAGGGCAAGATCCTCGACTGCAACCAGGGCTTGGCCGACATGACCGGCTTTACCATGAACGAACTGGTCGACATGGACGGACTGAAGCTGATCGCACCCGGATCGCTGGATAAGGTCCTGCACAATATCAGGAGCGGCTACGATCAACGCTACGAAGTTGAGGGGGTGCGCAAAGACGGGACGGTCTATCCCCTGTCAATTCAAGGGAAGAACATTCAGTACAAGGGGGAGACGGTTCGCGTCATTGAATTCCGCGACATCACCGAGATCAAAGAAGTCGAAAACAAGCTGAAAAGAAGCGAAGCCGAACATAGAGCGATGATCGAGAACATTCACGATGTCATCGCCATCATCGATCGCAACGGCATCAATCAATTCAAGAGCCAGAACATCAGCAAATGGTTTGGCTGGCAGCCTGAAGATGTTATCGGCCGATCCACCTGGGAGAACGTCCATGCGGAGGATGTCGAATCGACTCAGGCAATCTTTGCCAAAATGATTGAAGAGCCTGGCAAGATAAACACAGGTGAATGCAGGTACCGCTGCCTTGACGGAACCTACCGATGGATAGAGTTCACCGCTGTCAATTGCCTGAACAACCCTTTGATCGAGGGCATTCTGCTCACTTACCGGGATATCTCGGAGCGCAAAAAGATGTTCCGGGAACAGCGCCGTTCGGCTCAGCTGGCGGCATTGGGCACCGTCGCGGCCGGTGTTGCTCATGAAATCAACAATCCGATCCAGGGAATCATGAATTTGGCCACGCTGATCGAAAGAAACCCGGAGAATACTGACAGGATTATAGATTGCTCTGCACGCATTATCGCTGAAAGCAAACGGATCGCCAACCTTACCAAGGACCTTCTTTATTATTCCAAGGACGATTCGTCCCAACTTATCGTTTCCGACATCGAAGAGCTTATATCCGGTGCACTGGGATTGATCACTTCCAAGCTTAACGGGAAAGGTGTTTTTGTCGAGACCTCTTATGCAGAAAACCTTCCGCACATAGCGGTACAGCCACAGGGGTTGCAGCAGGTGATAATCAACCTGGTCGATAACGCTTTCGACGCAATTTGCGACAAAGCGCTCTCTGATAACAACAAAGTGATCCGAATCGACGTTGAGGTGACCAAACTGAAGCAAGAGCCGTATTTATTGATCGAGGTCCATGACCAGGGCACCGGCATGACCAGTGACGTCATTGAACGGGCCAAAGAGGCGTTCTTCAGCACAAAACCCTCAAGACAGGGGACTGGCCTCGGCCTATCGATTGTCAATGACATTGTGGCCAGCCATAACGGTTTTCTCGATATAGAGAGTCGCCCCGGTGAATACACCAAAATCTCGGTTTATCTCCCGACAGAACAAAACAAGCACTGACCCCTGACCTGCGGCTACGGGGACACATCCACCGGCGGCACGCACATAAAATCTCCGGGAAAACTTTTACCAGAATTTATTTTGCGCAAAAAGGTGACGACAACCAGGTCGCTGATATTTATTCTGGAAATCTCCGGGGCCTTATGTAAAGCTGTGCGAAAGTTGACTAACCTCGGGTCACCCCGGAAGGCTATAACAGATGCCTAAACCAGCATTTAATGCCATTAAAAACAGCCTGAGGGCTTTCCTTGGCGGTGCCGAAGTTTCCCTTATTGAACTGGAGAAAGGCGAAAAGAAGCCGACCACAACCGGTGACGACCTCGGCCTGCTTATAAAAGAGATAAAAATCGACGGAATCAGGTACGTATTCCGCGCCAGCCGTGACGATCTCGCTTTCACTGCCATGGAAAGTGACTTTATCGGTGAATTGATGGTTGCTTTTGAGGGTCTTTTCGCCGGTTTCTCTGCCGACGGGTTCGCTGCCCACTTCCGCACCGCCCTGTTAACCTCCCTTACCGATATTGCCGTGGCCCGCTACATCCGCGGTGATCGCAAAGGTGTTTTCTGGCCGACGCAAAGCCTTATACAGCTGCTCAAGAGCCTCTCTTACCAGCGTTACGAAAGTACGCCGGCGACGACCGGCTTCCTCGTCTATCGAACGCAACTCGATGATTTCGTAAAGACTCTTCAGAACACCCGTTATGACTGGCTCGACCTCGGCAAAAACAGCCCTGCCATCAATTCCGACTTTTTCCGCAACCCGCTCCCCTATCGGTTGATTGACGGATACCGGGCCCTGTTTGTCTGCGACATCAGAATGAGCCTGAAGGGCGCAATCCGGACCAGTGCTCCCGGCCCGCGCGACAACATCGAACAGCTGGCAAATCGAGAAACGGTTGCTCTTCTGACCGATGCCGGCGACGATGCTTTTGCGATCTTCGTCAATAAATCCTCGGAAGTTGAGGTTGTCCTGCAAAACGACAAGTTGCTGCTGTGGCGCAAGGGCTACTGGGGAATTTTTGATCCGGATATCATGCGCGAATTCCTCGCAAAAAAACTTAATAAACGCTCGATTGAAAATCTGATCTGGACAATGTATGCCCTTTCGAAATCACGCCATGGAACAGTCGTGCTTATTACCGATGATCAGAAAGATCTTGACGCTTTACGCATGGGCTCTATCGGAGGACGCGACCCGCTCAGCCGGGCCCTGATCAAACATGTTCGCGGTAGAAAGATCGGCACTCTGAAGCGCTCTGGAGAACTGAGCCGTATTCTCTCCTCGGACGGTCTGACCGTGATCAACCGCAAAGGGGAGGTGCTCGACACGGGGGTCATTATCGACACCTCGAAAGTGAGCGACCTGGTCACCGGAGGTGGGCGCACGACCGCGGCGACCGCGGCATCACACTTTGGACCCGTAATCAAGGTCTCGGAAGACGGTCAGATTGTTTTATTTCGCAACGGTCAGCAGATATATCATTTCGGCTAGACGGGGTCAGATCTTCAGCTACATAGCAATCGGGAAAAGTACTTCATTGCGACGCATGAACCAGGGGATAAATGGCGCGTTGTAGCGTGCCCAGAGGGGACTTCCGGTAATCTCCAGACCTTCTTTTTCGATCCATTTTTCCAGTTTCAATTTATTCTTTCTGTAGTTCTTTTCGCTCCAGAAGCCGGAATAACGTACGGCGGCCATACGCCTTGCAGGCACCTGTCGCAATGTCACCCTCGGGTCGTCCGGTACCGGCAAGGTTTCCATGGTATAGGATGCCGGCATCATGAAGCTGACCACCCA is a window from the Desulfuromonas sp. genome containing:
- a CDS encoding heme-binding protein → MSIEEAPFELVKKDDPFEIRDYASYIVAETFVEGDFEDAGSDAFKRLFGYISGDNRARSEIAMTAPVSQASGEKIAMTAPVGQAKSGDQWVVSFMMPASYTMETLPVPDDPRVTLRQVPARRMAAVRYSGFWSEKNYRKNKLKLEKWIEKEGLEITGSPLWARYNAPFIPWFMRRNEVLFPIAM